The following proteins come from a genomic window of Cervus canadensis isolate Bull #8, Minnesota chromosome 3, ASM1932006v1, whole genome shotgun sequence:
- the RP9 gene encoding retinitis pigmentosa 9 protein isoform X1, translated as MSSRPGRDDAGAGGARRPREPPEQELQRRRELKRRRQDAQQLQQLKHLESFYEKPPPGFIKEDETKPEDCIPDVPGNEHAREFLAHAPTKGLWMPLGKEVKVMQCWRCKRYGHRTGDKECPFFIKGNQKLEQFRVAHEDPMYDIIRENKRHEKDIRIQQLKQLLEDSTSDDDGSSSSSSEDKEKHKKKKKKEKHKKKKKEKKKKKKRKHKSSKSNESSDSE; from the exons ATGTCGTCCCGGCCCGGGCGCGACGATGCGGGGGCCGGGGGCGCGCGGCGGCCCCGGGAGCCCCCGGAGCAGGAGCTGCAGCGGCGCCGGGAGCTGAAGCGGCGGCGGCAGGACgcgcagcagctgcagcagctcaaGCACCTGGAGTCCTT ttatGAAAAACCTCCTCCTGGGTTTATCAAG GAAGATGAGACTAAGCCAGAAGACTGTATACCAGATGTCCCAGGCAATGAACATGCCAGGGAGTTTCTGGCCCACGCACCAACCAAAGGACTTTGGATGCCACTGGGGAAAGAAGTCAAAGTCATGCAGT gttGGCGCTGTAAACGGTACGGTCACCGAACGGGCGACAAAGAATGCCCTTTCTTTATCAAAGGCAACCAAAAGTTAGAACAGTTCAGAGTA GCACATGAAGATCCCATGTATGACATCATTCGTGAGAATAAAAGACATGAAAAGGATATAAG GATACAACAGTTAAAACAGTTACTGGAGGATTCAACGTCAGACGACGATGGGAGCAGCTCCAGTTcctcagaagataaagagaaacacaagaaaaagaagaagaaagaaaagcataagaagaagaagaaagaaaagaaaaagaagaaaaaacgaAAGCATAAGTCTTCCAAGTCAAATGAGAGTTCGGACTCAGAATGA
- the LOC122437807 gene encoding uncharacterized protein LOC122437807 codes for MDLASFDSQFEKRSLDGYRPQKRRPVDKPERPAPPARAPPPCTSPAPREAPPTRAQRREAGGSWRNPPAPKAKPEPLPPRCWSQQHEARLLTPPVGIFLLSGLSSVQVDLLRLCFSSVGSSFLSVSGFGPQEERRPGAQKSGVTSPNSTHSEEGTAGLGAPTGRMRRGRGLLKSCTCRPVRHKKEPLQPALQGLLTARSALCGLCAPLQKFPVADVELEQWKMNSSGNNENFEGSNSRPFFYVPPMAQQPHLGPWYQNTAYNPLSISGAAFTNGSLYFPMVLSEYPAFLVPQSPLPTTVNRRSIVPMLCNTAQFRQYGGYWEKMKTKDTQTEAEPQPAENLNEKQDVHSEGDGPEIGKVTSIPASTSNKMMPLYDVVYGKDMPQKEVPQNGISQSFCESRGMLYNSYKGRDRMSLDEEKKRYAALSPNPPPPNDRDEIQNTQNSKLYQSTGDMNKLHQERALCASMEAVKDLSLHSESSQKPFTAGESSRSHGCPEAVGEEVESNSCPEMAVPSPPCLAQVSKVDEGIQCDLTWWTEVQSGNSPESSPGSGRKGAEQMSVGSRNQDEVYEVENNSCGGHVPSPTWLARVPKVDEGIQCDMSCSEAQVEKSPQQIPSRYEETASDSETKGSWKQPITNRNLSADKEEMIMNDETGEVSNENLKRCAKIKKTVKGRKLKELSSFSNVKTAYLLKKSAVLTIVLPEDSEDSELEEEGDMDEVERLLEVSPQGPLTSSKRRSYHKAGRIIRMSPESSLPPQLMVWPTRNKCKLLQAYGECECVPAVYRWRRQDGCESTGVRLRSRPAMTSKEGLQSQRASYRSLECNCERAKTKYQRFEADAIEFRKYPAALEETNC; via the exons ATGGACCTGGCCTCCTTTGACTCGCAGTTCGAGAAGAGGTCGCTGGATGGATACCGGCCTCAGAAACGCCGGCCGGTGGACAAGCCCGAGCGCCCCGCCCCTCCTGCACGAGCCCCGCCCCCCTGCACGAGCCCCGCCCCCAGGGAGGCCCCACCCACGAGGGCCCAGCGGCGGGAAGCGGGAGGCAGCTGGAGGAACCCGCCTGCACCGAAAGCCAAG CCGGAGCCCCTTCCCCCGAGATGTTGGTCTCAGCAGCACGAAGCACGCTTGCTCACCCCACCTGTGGGAATCTTCCTTCTCTCAGGTCTGTCCTCCGTGCAAGTTGACCTCCTTCGTCTCTGCTTCTCCTCGGTAGGCTCCTCTTTCTTAAGTGTCAGCGGCTTTGGGCCCCAGGAGGAAAGGAGACCAGGAGCTCAGAAGAGCGGCGTGACCAGTCCTAACTCAACACACTCTGAGGAGGGGACA GCTGGCCTGGGAGCTCCGACAGGGCGCATGcgcagggggcggggcctgctgAAGAGCTGCACGTGCCGCCCAGTGAGGCATAAAAAGGAGCCACTGCAACCGGCCCTGCAGGGGCTCTTGACGGCGCGGTCGGCCCTGTGTGGGTTGTGTGCGCCGCTACAGAAATTCCCAGTCGCAGATGTCGAGCTAGAGCAG TGGAAAATGAACTCTTCGGGAAACAACGAAAATTTTGAGGGCAGTAACTCCAGACCTTTCTTCTATGTGCCACCCATGGCCCAGCAGCCTCACCTGGGTCCCTGGTACCAGAATACTGCCTATAATCCACTCTCCATTTCTGGGGCAG CTTTCACAAATGGAAGTCTGTATTTTCCAATGGTGCTCAGTGAGTATCCTGCCTTCCTCGTCCCTCAGTCCCCACTGCCCACTACTGTTAACCGAAGATCCATCGTCCCTATGTTATGTAACACGGCACAGTTCCGACAGTATGGTGGCtattgggaaaaaatgaaaacaaaggacaCACAAACAGAAGCTGAACCTCAACCGGCTGAAAACTTGAATGAAAAACAAGACGTGCACTCAGAAGGCGACGGCCCGGAGATAGGAAAGGTGACCAGTATTCCTGCGAGTACATCAAACAAAATGATGCCGTTGTATGATGTGGTTTATGGTAAAGATATGCCACAGAAGGAGGTGCCGCAAAATGGGATTTCACAAAGTTTCTGTGAAAGTAGAGGAATGCTTTATAACTCTTACAAGGGTAGAGACCGCATGAGCTTggatgaagaaaagaagagatatgCAGCTCTTTCCCCAAACCCACCACCTCCGAATGACAGAGATGAAATCCAGAATACCCAGAACTCAAAATTGTATCAGTCTACTGGAGATATGAACAAGCTTCATCAGGAACGGGCACTCTGTGCCAGCATGGAAGCAGTTAAAGACCTGAGCCTACACTCAGAATCATCTCAGAAGCCCTTTACTGCAGGGGAAAGTAGCCGAAGCCATGGCTGCCCTGAGGCTGTGGGTGAAGAGGTAGAGAGCAACAGCTGCCCTGAGATGGCCGTCCCATCCCCTCCCTGCTTGGCTCAGGTCAGCAAAGTAGATGAGGGCATCCAGTGCGACTTGACTTGGTGGACTGAGGTACAGTCTGGGAATTCCCCTGAGTCTTCACCAGGAAGTGGTAGGAAGGGAGCAGAGCAGATGTCAGTGGGGAGCAGGAACCAGGATGAAGTCTATGAGGTGGAGAACAATAGCTGCGGGGGGCATGTTCCCTCCCCTACCTGGTTGGCCCGGGTCCCCAAAGTGGATGAGGGCATCCAGTGTGACATGAGTTGCTCTGAAGCCCAGGTAGAGAAATCCCCCCAGCAGATCCCCTCCAGGTATGAAGAGACAGCATCAGACAGCGAAACCAAGGGATCTTGGAAACAGCCAATCACCAATAGGAACTTAAGTGCAGATAAAGAGGAAATGATCATGAACGATGAGACTGGGGAGGTGTCTAATGAGAACTTGAAAAGGTGTGCGAAGATTAAAAAGACTGTGAAAGGGAGGAAGCTGAAAGAGCTGAGCAGCTTCTCAAATGTTAAGACAGCCTATCTGTTGAAGAAAAGTGCCGTCTTGACCATTGTTCTTCCTGAGGATTCAGAAGACTCTGAGTTGGAAGAGGAGGGTGACATGGATGAGGTAGAACGCCTCCTTGAAGTGAGTCCACAGGGCCCTCTGACATCTTCCAAAAGAAGGTCTTACCACAAGGCTGGAAGGATAATCAGGATGTCACCTGAGAGCTCTCTCCCTCCTCAACTTATGGTCTGGCCCACTAGAAATAAATGCAAGTTACTACAAGCTTATGGTGAATGTGAGTGTGTCCCTGCAGTTTATCGGTGGAGACGACAGGATGGCTGTGAAAGCACTGGGGTCAGGCTCCGCAGCAGACCCGCCATGACCAGCAAGGAGGGACTGCAGTCCCAGAGAGCCTCTTACAGATCACTGGAAT GTAACTGTGAGAGAGCTAAAACCAAGTACCAGAGATTTGAGGCAGATGCCATAGAATTTAGGAAATACCCAGCAGCTCTAGAG GAAACAAATTGCTGA
- the RP9 gene encoding retinitis pigmentosa 9 protein isoform X2 — translation MSSRPGRDDAGAGGARRPREPPEQELQRRRELKRRRQDAQQLQQLKHLESLKMRLSQKTVYQMSQAMNMPGSFWPTHQPKDFGCHWGKKSKSCSAHEDPMYDIIRENKRHEKDIRIQQLKQLLEDSTSDDDGSSSSSSEDKEKHKKKKKKEKHKKKKKEKKKKKKRKHKSSKSNESSDSE, via the exons ATGTCGTCCCGGCCCGGGCGCGACGATGCGGGGGCCGGGGGCGCGCGGCGGCCCCGGGAGCCCCCGGAGCAGGAGCTGCAGCGGCGCCGGGAGCTGAAGCGGCGGCGGCAGGACgcgcagcagctgcagcagctcaaGCACCTGGAGTCCTT GAAGATGAGACTAAGCCAGAAGACTGTATACCAGATGTCCCAGGCAATGAACATGCCAGGGAGTTTCTGGCCCACGCACCAACCAAAGGACTTTGGATGCCACTGGGGAAAGAAGTCAAAGTCATGCAGT GCACATGAAGATCCCATGTATGACATCATTCGTGAGAATAAAAGACATGAAAAGGATATAAG GATACAACAGTTAAAACAGTTACTGGAGGATTCAACGTCAGACGACGATGGGAGCAGCTCCAGTTcctcagaagataaagagaaacacaagaaaaagaagaagaaagaaaagcataagaagaagaagaaagaaaagaaaaagaagaaaaaacgaAAGCATAAGTCTTCCAAGTCAAATGAGAGTTCGGACTCAGAATGA